The genome window ACACCATCATCGACAAGCGGTTGCACCTTCAGCTATTGCACCTGGCATAGAAATGTATACAGCTGAGGGGAAGAAATATATTCCGACTCCTAGGGAATTAGGTCAAAATGAGATAAAAAAGTCATACAAGAATTTCGTACAGCCGCAGCCGCAGCAATTGAAGCTGGAGCTGATGGAGTCGAAATTCACGGGGCAAATGGGTATCTAATTCAACAATTCCTTAGTGAAAACTCAAATCTCAGACAAGATGCCTATGGTGGAACAATTGAAAACAGGTCTCGATTTGCAATTGAAGTGACTAAAGCAGTCATTGATGAAATTGGTTCAGAAAAAACGGGAATTCGGTTCTCTCCTGAAGGAACATTGAATGGAATTGAGGAAGGCGATACAAATATTGAGATGTATCGTTATTTAATAGGGGAGTTAAATAAGCTTAATTTGGCTTATCTTCATATTATGCACTTTGGCAATGAAACATTATTACAAGAAATACGCCAATTATGGACGCAGCCACTGTTGGTAAATAGAGCGGGGCGTCCAATTGAACAACTTACTATGGATTTGGATAATGGTCTAGCAGATGTTGCAACAGTAGGGATTTGGGCACTAGCTAATCCAGATTTCATTGAGCGTATAAAGAAAAATGCCCCCCTAAATGAACCGGATTTAAATAGGCTTTATACCGGTGGTGCACAAGGTTATATAGATTACCCGTTTCTAAAAGCTTAATGTAATTTTTCAATTACTGCATGGAGACAGCAGGTTTATTTACTTTAATAATCTAGAAGCACTTATTTTTGTATTAAAACTAGTAGGGATTATTTAAGTAAAGTACGCTTTTTTAAATAAGAGAAGCGTCTACTTACACAATTAAAATAATTAAAAGTTTATTCAACAATAGAGGGCTAGAGTTTAGCGAGCAAACACAAAGAGTCGATTCATTAGTGGGCCGGAATTCTACTTTACAGATTGAAACTCGCTTAACGTCAAAATTTCTGACATGTTGGCAGTACCCTAAAAGTAAAATTTATTATTTAGGAGTTGTGGATAATGAGTCACTTAGAAAGAATAAAGAAAATGATGACGGGTGAAATACCTGGTGCTCCTGTTGCGCAGGTACTTGGCTTTAAGGTGGTAGAAGCTGAAGAAGGCAGAGTCGTTATTGAAATAGAAGCTTCTGAAAGATTGCATAATCCGATGGGCACATTGCATGGCGGGATACTGGGTGATATAGCTGATGCTGCAATGGGATTATCTTTTATTAGTACACTTGCTGAGGACGAATTGTTTACGACGGTGGAACTTAAGTTGAATTTCCTTAAACCTATTTTTGAAACGAAACTGCGAGCTGAGGGGCAAATAATAAAAAAGGGCGGCACAATTGGATTGCTGGAATGCCATATCTATGATGAAAAAAAGAGTCTTGTTGCGCATTCAACGAGTACGTGTATGGTTTTAAAAGGGAATTCCAATCATAAAAGAGAAAGGAAAGTATGATAAAATGAATAATTTCAAAGCGATGGTACTAGACAAAGTAAATGATCAAACCAAGTTAGAAATCAAACAATTACGTATGGAGGACCTTCCAGAAGGCGACGTAACCATTCAAGTAGCCTATTCTAGCGTAAACTTTAAAGATGGTGCAGTAGCCATCCTAAATAAGTTTGTATCCTCCTATCCTGTTGTGCCAGGAATCGATTTAGCTGGAACGGTTATTGATTCAAAAGACGAACGATTTACAAAAGGTGATGAAGTTATTGTTACGAGCTACGAATTAGGAACAGGTCATTTTGGCGGCTTTAGTGAACTCGCACGTGTTCCTGCAGAGTGGGTTGTTCCTCTTCCGAAAGGGTTATCTTTAAAGGAATCCATGGTTCTTGGAACAGCAGGATTAACTGCTGCAATAGCCGTTCAAAGACTAGAAGATAATGGATTAGAACCTAGCCAAGGACCTGTTCTAGTAGCTGGTGCAACAGGAGGAGTAGGCAGCGTTGCGGTAAATATTTTAGCTAAAAAAGGTTATGAAGTTGTGGCGAGTACAGGAAAAAAAGACCAAGAAGAGTATTTGAAAGGATTAGGCGCTAAACAAATCATTCATCGAGATGAGATTGTAGATAACGACAATCAGCCATTGCGTGAAGAAAAATGGGCAGCAGCGATTGATCCTGTAGGGGGGAAAACTCTCCAATACATTCTAAGTACATTGAAGTATGGTGGATCTGTAGCTACATGTGGTTTCACAGGTGGCAGTGAAGTTTCCACAACCGTTTTTCCTCATATTTCACGAGGTATAAATTGGCTTGGCGTTGACTCGGTTCAATATCCAAGAAATGAGCGTTTAAAAGTTTGGAATCGTCTTGGGAATGATTTGAAACCAACAACCTTAAATGAAGAGATGGTTAATGAAATCTCATTAGAAGAACTACCCGGAGTATTAGCTGCTATATTAGAAGGGAAAGTACGCGGAAGAACGCTTGTTAAACTATAAACAGATTTTGAATGGAATCAGCTCACTGCCTGTGTGAGGCAGGTTGATTAGTCGTTGTCGTCCGAATACGATAACGACTAATTACTTTAAAAATAAGGACGGGATCAAATGACGTCAACTACTTCTCCCCAATTAGAAAGCATGGTACCCATTCAAGAGAATAAGATTATTTTAATTTTGAGTTTTACCATCTTGCTCGTAGTAATGAACACGACGATGTTTAATGTTGCATTGCCCTCTATAATTATAGACTTTTCCTTAAATTCATCAACAGGGTCGTGGCTCGTTTCCGGTTATTCAATCATGTTTGCCATTGCATCATTGGCTTTTAGCAGATTGTCGGACTTTATCCCCGTCTCTAGACTTTTATTTTTTGGAATCAGTATTTTAGGAATCGCATCCATCATCGGCTTCTTTTCCAATCATTTTCTCCTCTTATTAGGAGCTCGAATTGTTCAGGCTGTTGGTGGTGGAGGGATTATGGGATTGGGAATAATCATCGCCGGGCGTTTACGTCTTTCGAGGCGTGCAAGAGCGATGGCAATTATTACTTCTACGGCTTCTTTGGCATTTGGGTTAGGCCCTCTAATAGGGGGAATCATTACGCAATACTTAGGATGGAATTATCTTTTCGTTATCAGTAGCATTTCGGTCCTTTCCATTCCATTCTTCCATTTGTTGTTGCCGAGAGAGGTTCTTCAAAAAGGTCACTTCGATCTATTTGGTGCAATTCTAACGGGACTTAATGTTACAGGTCTACTCCTTTTTCTGACAACATTTTCCTATATTATCTTAGCTGCAACCGTCGTTCTTTTTGTGGTGTGGTGGAGATATCTTCATAAAAGAAAAGAGCCGTTCATTCCGCCAATCCTCTTTAGAAATAGGCAGTATACAAAACTACTGTTAATAGTTTGTATCACTTTTTTTATAAATTTTGCAAATCTGTTTTTAATGCCAATTATGCTTACAATTACATTCCAACAAGGACCGATAGAGGTAGGAATGATCATTTTTCCAGGAGCTATTATTGCAGTGATTGCTGGACAATTTATAGGAAGAGTAATTGATCGTTTTGGCAATATGCCATTAATTATTTCGGGGCAATTGTTTTTATTAAGCGCGACTATCCTATTCGCATTGTTATCTACCATCAGTCCTTATTTTATACTTGTGGCATATATGTTTGCGAGTGTTGGTTTTACATCACTTTCAACGAGTATTTCTAATGAGATAACGAGGATTCTGCCAATGACACAAGTCGGTTCAGGCATAGGAGTCGCCCAATTAATCCAATTTTTCGGTGGAGGGCTTGGAGTCACTATTTCTGGATTACTACTAACCCTTCAAAATAGTTTATCTCCAGAAA of Oceanobacillus zhaokaii contains these proteins:
- a CDS encoding PaaI family thioesterase, which codes for MSHLERIKKMMTGEIPGAPVAQVLGFKVVEAEEGRVVIEIEASERLHNPMGTLHGGILGDIADAAMGLSFISTLAEDELFTTVELKLNFLKPIFETKLRAEGQIIKKGGTIGLLECHIYDEKKSLVAHSTSTCMVLKGNSNHKRERKV
- a CDS encoding MFS transporter, with the protein product MTSTTSPQLESMVPIQENKIILILSFTILLVVMNTTMFNVALPSIIIDFSLNSSTGSWLVSGYSIMFAIASLAFSRLSDFIPVSRLLFFGISILGIASIIGFFSNHFLLLLGARIVQAVGGGGIMGLGIIIAGRLRLSRRARAMAIITSTASLAFGLGPLIGGIITQYLGWNYLFVISSISVLSIPFFHLLLPREVLQKGHFDLFGAILTGLNVTGLLLFLTTFSYIILAATVVLFVVWWRYLHKRKEPFIPPILFRNRQYTKLLLIVCITFFINFANLFLMPIMLTITFQQGPIEVGMIIFPGAIIAVIAGQFIGRVIDRFGNMPLIISGQLFLLSATILFALLSTISPYFILVAYMFASVGFTSLSTSISNEITRILPMTQVGSGIGVAQLIQFFGGGLGVTISGLLLTLQNSLSPEIIYRNIYNCFFFVIMIAILIYCLYYRRARLRRQPS
- a CDS encoding acryloyl-CoA reductase; the protein is MNNFKAMVLDKVNDQTKLEIKQLRMEDLPEGDVTIQVAYSSVNFKDGAVAILNKFVSSYPVVPGIDLAGTVIDSKDERFTKGDEVIVTSYELGTGHFGGFSELARVPAEWVVPLPKGLSLKESMVLGTAGLTAAIAVQRLEDNGLEPSQGPVLVAGATGGVGSVAVNILAKKGYEVVASTGKKDQEEYLKGLGAKQIIHRDEIVDNDNQPLREEKWAAAIDPVGGKTLQYILSTLKYGGSVATCGFTGGSEVSTTVFPHISRGINWLGVDSVQYPRNERLKVWNRLGNDLKPTTLNEEMVNEISLEELPGVLAAILEGKVRGRTLVKL